A region from the Fusarium graminearum PH-1 chromosome 4, whole genome shotgun sequence genome encodes:
- a CDS encoding serine/threonine-protein phosphatase PP-X isozyme 1, giving the protein MSDLDKAIAQLRACRPIPEAQVRELCHKARELLIEEGNVVTVTAPVTICGDIHGQFHDLMELFRVGGDVPDTNYLFMGDFVDRGFYSLESFLLLLCLKVRYPDRMTLIRGNHESRQITTVYGFYDECIRKYGSANVWRYCCDVFDYLALGAIVLGASNTMSPGVEPVDDETEIEVCDQNGSIMSRFPRRRPDGSSQEQIQSPGGTAMDKTGPPGSGASGSSGGSVGNPAGAVLCVHGGLSPLVDTVDKIRLIDRKQEVPHEGAMCDLLWSDPDEIDGWGLSPRGAGFLFGADIVKVFNHRNDLSLIARAHQLVMEGFKEMFDASIVTVWSAPNYCYRCGNVAAVLELSEDESGTGLFARSNGDVGRSDGGAGAMMDGSMLPRSGPARRYRVFQAAPQDSRGMPAKKPVADYFL; this is encoded by the exons ATGAGCGACCTCGACAA AGCTATTGCGCAACTGCGCGCATGCCGACCGATCCCAGAAGCGCAAGTCCGGGAGCTATGTCACAAAGCGCGTGAGCTTTTAATAGAAGAGGGAAACGTCGTCACTGTAACGGCGCCTGTCACG ATATGCGGTGATATTCATGGCCAGTTTCACGACCTGATGGAGCTATTCagagttggtggtgatgttccTGATACGAATTACCTTTTCATGG GCGATTTCGTCGATCGCGGTTTCTATTCACTAGAATCCTTTCTACTCTTGCTCTGCCTCAAGGTCCGATACCCCGATAGAATGACTCTAATTCGTGGCAACCACGAGTCTCGCCAGATTACGACAGTCTATGGGTTTTACGACGAATGCATACGAAAGTATGGCAGCGCTAATGTATGGAGATACTGCTGCGACGTCTTTGACTACCTAGCGCTTGGTGCAATCGTGCTTGGCGCCTCGAACACGATGTCTCCTGGTGTGGAGCCtgtcgacgacgagactGAAATCGAGGTTTGTGACCAGAACGGCTCGATAATGAGTCGGTTCCCCCGACGCCGACCAGATGGAAGTTCGCAGGAGCAGATTCAAAGCCCAGGCGGAACTGCCATGGATAAAACTGGACCACCAGGCTCGGGCGCCTCAGGGTCCAGTGGTGGCTCAGTCGGAAATCCAGCCGGAGCAGTACTCTGCGTTCATGGTGGCCTGAGTCCCTTGGTAGATACAGTGGATAAGATCCGACTGATAGATCGCAAGCAAGAAGTGCCTCACGAGGGCGCAATGTGTGACCTTCTCTGGTCCGACCCTGACGAGATTGACGGCTGGGGTCTCTCGCCGCGAGGAGCAggcttcctctttggtgcAGATATTGTCAAAGTTTTCAATCACCGCAACGACCTCAGCCTCATTGCACGCGCTCATCAACTTGTCATGGAAGGTTTTAAGGAAATGTTTGACGCATCCATTGTTACTGTTTGGTCCGCCCCAAACTACTGTTACCGATGCGgcaatgttgctgctgtcctCGAACTCTCCGAGGATGAGTCTGGCACGGGTCTCTTCGCCCGTAGCAACGGTGATGTTGGGAGAAGCGACGGCGGTGCCggagccatgatggacgGCAGTATGCTCCCACGGAGCGGGCCTGCGCGACGCTACAGAGTCTTCCAAGCTGCGCCTCAAGATTCGCGGGGCAtgcctgccaagaagccgGTTGCTGATTACTTCTTGTGA